In Nostoc sphaeroides, the genomic window GTTATTAGTTATTACTGACAACTAGTACAGGTGCGCGACCCTAGTAAACCAATCCTCAAAAGGCTAAAAAGCTAAAATACTAAGGGTTGTAGAATTTTTAATTACGCAAAACAGCTAAAATATTCTGTGCGAAATCATCACGTTGGACGCTAGACTAGAGTTTGGGATTTTGTGTTAGCTGCAATCTGCGATATTTATCGAGAATATCAAATAAAACTCACTGCAAAATATAAAAATTTCCTTAAAATACTGATGCTCACAATGCCTGCTCATGTTTCTTAACAGAGCAAAAGAGGTCGTCTGACCGTTGGGCATCTTATATTAAGTTTATTACGAGGTATGTTGACAGCTCATGATTTGGCCGTTTAAGCCCAAGTTTAGAAAACAAATTGCGCGGATTGAAATTACTGGTGCGATCGCGGGTGCTACTCGCAAACGCGTTCTAGAAGCCCTGAAAACTATAGAAGAAAAAAAGTTTCCCGCATTATTACTCCGTATAGATAGCCCTGGCGGTACAGTCGGAGATTCTCAAGAAATCTACAGCGCCCTAAAGCGTCTGCGCGAAAAAATCAAAATCGTCGCTAGCTTTGGCAATATCTCGGCTTCTGGAGGAGTCTACATCGGCATGGGAGCCGAACACATCGTAGCTAATCCAGGTACAATTACGGGTAGTATTGGTGTGATTCTGCGTGGGAATAACTTGGAACGCTTGCTAGAAAAAATCGGTGTTTCCTTTCAGGTAATTAAGTCTGGCCCTTACAAAGACATTTTGGCTTTCGACCGGCAACTGACTCAACCAGAAGAAAACATCCTGCAAGAGTTGATTGACACAAGTTATCAGCAGTTTGTCCAAACGGTAGCTGATGGCCGTTCTTTAACAGTAGAAGCTGTGAAAAGTTTCGCCGATGGGCGGATTTTTACTGGACAGCAAGCCCTAGAGTTGGGTGTTGTAGATCGTCTGGGCACAGAAGAAGATGCCCGTCGCTGGACAGCAGAACTAGTCGGACTTGATCCAGAAAAAACTCTCTGCTATACCCTAGAAGAACCTAAACCTTTATTGAGTCGCCTTCTACCAGGAAGTCGTCAAGTTTCATCAGGAATTGGGGCTGGTATTGATTGGCTCGAATTTGAAATGTCTACTAGTGGTTTACCCTTGTGGTTATATCGACCTTAATATGAGTTAGGAGTTAGGAGTGAGGAGTTAGGAGTTAAAACTCTCAATTTCTTACTCTTAACTGCTAACCCCTAACTTTTTTCTTTTAAGGAGGATTTGGGCGTGGAGTGGCAAATGCGGGCGATTCGCGGAGCAACAACCGTTTCAGAAAATACCGTTGAGGCAATGCGAGAGGTAGTGACAGAACTACTAGATGAACTAGAAAACCGGAATCAATTCGAGCCGAGGGACATGATTAGTGTAACTTTCTCGGTAACACGCGATTTGGATGCGATTTTTCCAGCTGCGATCGCTAGATCGCGTCCTGGTTGGGATAATGTGGCCATGTTGGATGTGCAGCAAATGCACGTCGAAGGTAGCTTACAGCGTTGCATTCGATTCTTAATCCACGCTTATCTGCCAGCCTCTGCCTCAATTCATCATATCTACTTACGCAACGCCGCCAGCTTGCGTCCTGACTGGAGTTTGCCCCAGTCTTTACAAACATCACAGCCAGCAGTTAAGTCAAAAGTGTAAATTACTTAAATAAAATATATTTAACAAACAGCACAAAAGTATAATTATGTGCTGACGCGGCTGCTCAACCTGCTGCTGATGGGAGAATATTATTAAGTTTGCCGTAGTGATTTGAGGTCTATTTGTGAGGCGATCGCGCCCAAAATCAATCGCATTTATCATAAAGTACTATCCACATCTTTGGAATCACCCTGCTCTTCCTCAATTTCCAAATCCAGAGCAAATATCAAAGCTTGTTTGATTTTTAGTAGTGTTTCATCTGGCAATTTGCCGAGTTTACGTTCCAGTCTTACAGCAGGGATTGAACCTAAACCTTGAACGCATCGCGGCAGTCCCTACCCTCAACTCTTAGTAGGGTAGGGATCAGAGCGGGTTATTGGAACGAAGTGGAAATAACCAATCCATATTTATTCGATTGGCGCATCTTGATCTTTAATGTATTGTTTTAATTTGTCGATTGGTGCGCCTCCACTTGACGCAACATAATAAGAGCTAGACCAAAACAGGGGTTTCCAGTAAAACTTGTCAATATGTTCTTTAAATTCTTTGCGAATAACCCTACTACTAGCAGACTTTAAACTAGAAGTGAAATCAGAAATATTGTTATCTGGATGGTAGTCTACCAACAAATGAACGTGGTCTTGTTCACCTGAGAATTCTATCAAAATACAATTAGTTTTAATGCAAATATTTGCAAAAATCTCATGCATCCTTTCAAGGATTGGTGCAGTAATTACCTGTTTGCGATATTTGGTAATAAAAACAAAGTGCAAGTGAA contains:
- the tnpA gene encoding IS200/IS605 family transposase; translated protein: MLPRKGSHAVFSIHLHFVFITKYRKQVITAPILERMHEIFANICIKTNCILIEFSGEQDHVHLLVDYHPDNNISDFTSSLKSASSRVIRKEFKEHIDKFYWKPLFWSSSYYVASSGGAPIDKLKQYIKDQDAPIE
- the aroH gene encoding chorismate mutase, producing MEWQMRAIRGATTVSENTVEAMREVVTELLDELENRNQFEPRDMISVTFSVTRDLDAIFPAAIARSRPGWDNVAMLDVQQMHVEGSLQRCIRFLIHAYLPASASIHHIYLRNAASLRPDWSLPQSLQTSQPAVKSKV
- the sppA gene encoding signal peptide peptidase SppA — protein: MIWPFKPKFRKQIARIEITGAIAGATRKRVLEALKTIEEKKFPALLLRIDSPGGTVGDSQEIYSALKRLREKIKIVASFGNISASGGVYIGMGAEHIVANPGTITGSIGVILRGNNLERLLEKIGVSFQVIKSGPYKDILAFDRQLTQPEENILQELIDTSYQQFVQTVADGRSLTVEAVKSFADGRIFTGQQALELGVVDRLGTEEDARRWTAELVGLDPEKTLCYTLEEPKPLLSRLLPGSRQVSSGIGAGIDWLEFEMSTSGLPLWLYRP